The window GGCCAGAATACACGGATGACGATCCTGCCGCGTGCCTACAGCACCTCTCCGCAGCATCAGCAGCTATACCGGCAGCGCATGGGCCTGCAGCCGCACGAAAAACCCGGCTTTGGCGATAACCTTGCCTATATGTTCGATTACCAGATGGGGCATATGTACTGGCGCTACTTCCTCTGGAATTTTGTAGGCCGCCAGGGCGATTATAAAGATGCCGGGGTGCTCACTCCTTTCAACAGCAGCACCGAGAACATGCCCGAGCACCTGGCAAATAACGAAGCCCGGAACAACTTCTGGATGCTTCCGCTGATTTTAGGAGTCCTGGGCGCTTTTTACCACTTCTCCAGGGATAAAAGGGGATTTGGATTTGTGTTGCTCTTATTCTTCCTCTCCGGGCTGGCGCTGATCCTCTACCTGAACTCCCCTCCTATTGAACCGCGTGAGCGTGACTATATTTATGTGGGATCGTTCTATGCCTTCGCCATGTGGATTGGCTTTGGCGTGATGGCCATTGCAGAGCTGTTCGAAAAAGCCTTTAAGAAGAATCAGATTGCCGCTCCGGCACTGGCAACGGGCCTTTGCCTGCTGGTGCCCGGCATTATGGCGGCAGAGGGCTGGGACGACCACGACCGCTCCGACCGCTACTTCTCGGTAGATTCTGCCAAGAACTTCCTGGCTTCGCTGGCACCTAACGCCATTCTCTTTACCGGGGGTGATAACGATACTTTCCCGCTCTGGTACGCCCAGGAGGTAGAAGGCTACAGAACAGATGTTCGGGTCATCGTACTTACCTACTTCAACACCGACTGGTACATCGACCAGATGAAGATGAAGATGAATGAATCCGAACCGCTGCCCATCAGCCTAAGCAAGGAAAACTACAAGCAGGGTGGCCTGAACGATGTGGTGTATTTCTATGAGAATAAAAACCTGAAGGGTGCCCTGCCGCTGGAGCAGTATATCAAGCTGGTGCGCGACGGCCACCCGGCCATCCGCCTGGCAACGCCCTCAGACGAGGTGAATACCATTCCTTCGCGTACGCTCTCGCTGAACATTGACCGCCAGAAGCTGCTCGGCCAGGGCATTATTCCGGCAGACAAAGAAGAGCTGCTGGTGGATAAGATGGAGTTTAAGATGACCGGCAATGCCCTGGAGAAAAAAGACCTGATGCTGCTAGACCTGCTGGTGACCAACAACTGGGAGCGCCCCGTTTACTTCAACAACACTTCGCTGCAGAGCATCAGCTTTGACCTGTCGGAGTATGTGGTACACGAAGGCACCACCTACCGCCTGCTGCCCATCCGCAACCCGAACCCGCAGTCTGAAATGGTGAATACGGATGTGATGTACAACAACATGATGAATGAGTTCTTCTGGCGTGAGCTGGATAACGAAGAGGTATATTATACCGAAGACTACCGTAATTTCGTGCTGAACCACCGCGCCTCCTTCAATACCCTGGCCGGAGCGCTGCTGGACGAAGGCCGAAATGAAATGGCCCTGAAAGCCCTGCACAAGAGCCTGGAAGTAATGCCCGACAGGGCTATTCCATACGACTATGCCACCGCCCTCACCGTGCAGCTGCTGCTGGAGGCCGGTGATGTAGAGCGTGCCGTAGAAATTGGTGATATTATGGCGCAGCGGGCCGATAAATTCCTTACCTACCTGGAGCAGACTAACAAGGACATTGGCAATCAGCGCCAGATCAACCTGGTAATCCTGAACCAGCTCTCAAGAGCCATGGCCGGCGCCGGCAGAGAAGCCGAAGCCCAGCGCTATCAGCAGCTCCTGGGCAAACACTACCAGCTGATGCAGATGGGGAGGTAGATGGTGTTGTTGGAATATGTAGAATTGAAATAGATAAAAACAGCCCCGGTGAATCTATCGGGGCTGTTTTTTTATTTGATGGTGTTAAATGAAGATTGTTCCGTAGACCTAGGTGGTTAGCAAGCTACACCCCCACCTATACAACATTGTTTGTATCTAGTTTGCAGCGGCCCCTGTAGCGTCGATGCACGCATCGACGTGGTGGCAGACAGGCAGTGCAGATCTGTTCTATTCAAGCAGTATTTGATAGCCAGTGATACTTTTTGCTGTATTTAGTGATAAGTTGATATCCTATGTTATTCATTATTTCCTTATCTGCTGATTCTCTACCACGTCGATGCATGCATCGACGCTACAGAGGCCGCTGCAGAATATATGCACCCATTGAAGACATTATCTTTTCGCTAAGAAAAGGCCCCTGGAAGAATTTTCTCATCGCCAGTGCTGAATGATAAACCTAACCTGACTTTAACTTAGGCTGATCAACCTTTCACTCATTTCACCCCCACCAGAAACAAATCCAGACTACTCTCCGGATCCTGGCTGATGAGGTAGTCTTCGTGGCTTAGCTCCTGTACCAGCCCCTGGTTTTGCTTGTTAAGCTTGTTGCGGTTCAGGCGGTTCATAATTTCGTAGGGTACCTTCAGGATACCCGAGGGCAGGCGGTGCTGCAG of the Flammeovirgaceae bacterium 311 genome contains:
- a CDS encoding hypothetical protein (COG0457 FOG: TPR repeat), giving the protein MQQFKRLNDLVGWGIFLLALVVYGLTVEPTASYWDVGEFIAASYKLEVPHPPGAPFFLLIGRMFSLFAPDVESVAVFVNWVSVISSAFTIMFLYWSIVLLARKMVNAPLGAETSRQSVLMIGSGIIGALAYTFSDSFWFSAVEAEVYAMSSFFMAIVVWAMLKWELLDDPRLSNRWLILIAYIMGLSIGVHLLNLVAVPALALIYYHKRYAKYTMVGVLLAMFIGLVIVGVVMVGIIPGLPSIAGSFEIFFVNSLGMPFGSGAIFFVLLFLGLVIFGVMWSERKKMVGLNTALLALVFILIGYSSYTLVVIRSNFNPPIDENNPENLIAFVSYLKREQYGDRPLLYGQYFDAELERYDRGDPVYRKGADKYEIASYKPVPVYGQNTRMTILPRAYSTSPQHQQLYRQRMGLQPHEKPGFGDNLAYMFDYQMGHMYWRYFLWNFVGRQGDYKDAGVLTPFNSSTENMPEHLANNEARNNFWMLPLILGVLGAFYHFSRDKRGFGFVLLLFFLSGLALILYLNSPPIEPRERDYIYVGSFYAFAMWIGFGVMAIAELFEKAFKKNQIAAPALATGLCLLVPGIMAAEGWDDHDRSDRYFSVDSAKNFLASLAPNAILFTGGDNDTFPLWYAQEVEGYRTDVRVIVLTYFNTDWYIDQMKMKMNESEPLPISLSKENYKQGGLNDVVYFYENKNLKGALPLEQYIKLVRDGHPAIRLATPSDEVNTIPSRTLSLNIDRQKLLGQGIIPADKEELLVDKMEFKMTGNALEKKDLMLLDLLVTNNWERPVYFNNTSLQSISFDLSEYVVHEGTTYRLLPIRNPNPQSEMVNTDVMYNNMMNEFFWRELDNEEVYYTEDYRNFVLNHRASFNTLAGALLDEGRNEMALKALHKSLEVMPDRAIPYDYATALTVQLLLEAGDVERAVEIGDIMAQRADKFLTYLEQTNKDIGNQRQINLVILNQLSRAMAGAGREAEAQRYQQLLGKHYQLMQMGR